In Chanodichthys erythropterus isolate Z2021 chromosome 7, ASM2448905v1, whole genome shotgun sequence, a genomic segment contains:
- the si:dkey-5i3.5 gene encoding transmembrane protein 53 isoform X1 — MSSPDVMLSKVVAMAGVTAHKISKQITFFASDVDGTPTASFSPGHPKPILLLLPWLGSRPQAIAKYCEIYFSTGFDVLVVESEVSQFLWPRWGLEYGGRLLELLESERFSQRPLLVHAFSIGGYTFSQVLVHVAKDTQRYQSLTNRIRGHIYDSLVMGSLEHMATGLGKTMFPRMEGLVRTASLLYFRVFKHQTVDYFNQAISIFWNTPVKAPALFFFSENDALCDYKSMEKMVEFWRNQGLSVESKKWKESLHAGHLRIHPQEYLSTLENFVLSLNMVPLKAKM; from the exons ATGAG TTCACCTGATGTCATGCTTTCCAAAGTGGTCGCCATGGCTGGGGTCACTGCACACAAGATCAGTAAACAGATTACCTTCTTCGCCAGTGACGTCGATGGGACTCCTACGGCTAGCTTTTCACCTGGTCACCCTAAACCTATATTGCTTTTACTGCCCTGGCTAGGCTCTAGACCACAAGCTATTGCAAAATACTGTGAGATTTACTTCAGCACGGGCTTTGATGTACTTGTAGTGGAAAGTGAGGTGAGCCAGTTCTTGTGGCCTCGCTGGGGGTTGGAGTATGGTGGGCGTTTGCTGGAATTATTAGAAAGCGAGCGCTTCTCTCAGCGCCCCCTACTGGTCCATGCTTTCTCCATAGGGGGATATACTTTTTCTCAGGTGCTTGTACATGTGGCCAAAGACACCCAGCGTTACCAAAGCCTGACAAACAGGATCAGGGGTCACATCTACGACAGCCTGGTCATGGGATCACTGGAGCATATGGCCACTG GCCTAGGTAAAACCATGTTTCCCCGGATGGAAGGTCTCGTGAGAACGGCTAGCCTTCTGTACTTCCGTGTCTTTAAACACCAGACGGTTGACTACTTTAACCAAGCGATCAGCATTTTCTGGAACACTCCTGTGAAGGCACCTGCTCTCTTCTTTTTCTCTGAGAACGATGCACTGTGCGATTACAAGAGCATGGAGAAGATGGTGGAGTTCTGGAGGAATCAAGGCCTATCTGTCGAGAGCAAAAAGTGGAAGGAATCTCTTCATGCAGGTCATCTGCGCATCCACCCTCAGGAATACCTGTCCACCCTGGAGAACTTTGTGCTGTCCCTCAACATGGTGCCTCTAAAGGCCAAAATGTGA
- the si:dkey-5i3.5 gene encoding transmembrane protein 53 isoform X2, which produces MLSKVVAMAGVTAHKISKQITFFASDVDGTPTASFSPGHPKPILLLLPWLGSRPQAIAKYCEIYFSTGFDVLVVESEVSQFLWPRWGLEYGGRLLELLESERFSQRPLLVHAFSIGGYTFSQVLVHVAKDTQRYQSLTNRIRGHIYDSLVMGSLEHMATGLGKTMFPRMEGLVRTASLLYFRVFKHQTVDYFNQAISIFWNTPVKAPALFFFSENDALCDYKSMEKMVEFWRNQGLSVESKKWKESLHAGHLRIHPQEYLSTLENFVLSLNMVPLKAKM; this is translated from the exons ATGCTTTCCAAAGTGGTCGCCATGGCTGGGGTCACTGCACACAAGATCAGTAAACAGATTACCTTCTTCGCCAGTGACGTCGATGGGACTCCTACGGCTAGCTTTTCACCTGGTCACCCTAAACCTATATTGCTTTTACTGCCCTGGCTAGGCTCTAGACCACAAGCTATTGCAAAATACTGTGAGATTTACTTCAGCACGGGCTTTGATGTACTTGTAGTGGAAAGTGAGGTGAGCCAGTTCTTGTGGCCTCGCTGGGGGTTGGAGTATGGTGGGCGTTTGCTGGAATTATTAGAAAGCGAGCGCTTCTCTCAGCGCCCCCTACTGGTCCATGCTTTCTCCATAGGGGGATATACTTTTTCTCAGGTGCTTGTACATGTGGCCAAAGACACCCAGCGTTACCAAAGCCTGACAAACAGGATCAGGGGTCACATCTACGACAGCCTGGTCATGGGATCACTGGAGCATATGGCCACTG GCCTAGGTAAAACCATGTTTCCCCGGATGGAAGGTCTCGTGAGAACGGCTAGCCTTCTGTACTTCCGTGTCTTTAAACACCAGACGGTTGACTACTTTAACCAAGCGATCAGCATTTTCTGGAACACTCCTGTGAAGGCACCTGCTCTCTTCTTTTTCTCTGAGAACGATGCACTGTGCGATTACAAGAGCATGGAGAAGATGGTGGAGTTCTGGAGGAATCAAGGCCTATCTGTCGAGAGCAAAAAGTGGAAGGAATCTCTTCATGCAGGTCATCTGCGCATCCACCCTCAGGAATACCTGTCCACCCTGGAGAACTTTGTGCTGTCCCTCAACATGGTGCCTCTAAAGGCCAAAATGTGA
- the tmem243a gene encoding transmembrane protein 243, protein MLCIWRNEKGFSGLIMSAEAGGFRNDPLLMTTNPLSPSSNMDDFRTSTSGADNTLFGETLTRHTVLNLAIGGFTSLLVLVTVISSFVFPTPPPTPLNIFFVVCIIMICSSVLVLIFWYRQGDLDPKFRGLIYYSIGPIILLCLCANLYFHDVGR, encoded by the exons ATGTTATGCATTTGGAGAAATGAGAAAGGCTTTTCAGGCCTGATCATGAGTGCAGAGGCTGGGGGGTTCAGAAATGATCCGCTCCTCATGACCACAAACCCTCTCAGTCCCTCCAGCAACATGGATGATTTCAGGACGAGCACCAGTGGCGCAGACAACACGCTGTTTGGAGAGACTTTAACGCGG CACACAGTTCTAAACCTGGCTATAGGTGGATTCACATCTCTGTTAGTCCTA gtAACTGTCATCAGTTCATTCGTCTTCCCTACACCTCCTCCGACACCATTGAATATCTTCTTTGTGGTCTGTATCATCATGATCTGTTCCTCTGTATTGGTGCTG ATTTTTTGGTATCGTCAAGGTGATCTGGATCCAAAGTTCCGTGGTCTGATTTATTATTCCATTGGTCCCATTATCCTTCTCTGTCTTTGTGCAAATCTGTACTTCCATGATGTTGGAAGATGA